From Ipomoea triloba cultivar NCNSP0323 chromosome 5, ASM357664v1, the proteins below share one genomic window:
- the LOC116019023 gene encoding chalcone--flavonone isomerase has translation MSAPPCVAEVKVESYVFPATAKPPGTAKTLILGGAGARGLNIDGKFVKFTAIGVYLEADAVPSLAVKWNGKSAEELTDSVQFFRDIVTGPFEKLTRITMILPLSGKQYSEKVSENCVAFWKAAGIYGDAESKAIEKFNDVFSDQMFPPGASIFFTQSPLGSLTISFSKDGSMPEIASAVIENKPLSEAVLESIIGVKGVSPEAKQSLAVRLSELFKNGINGGDAISGKVGCENDAIPQAVVSK, from the exons ATGTCTGCGCCGCCGTGTGTCGCCGAAGTCAAAGTGGAGAGCTACGTGTTTCCGGCGACGGCCAAGCCGCCGGGCACGGCCAAGACCTTGATCCTGGGGGGCGCGGGGGCCCGAGGGTTGAACATCGACGGGAAGTTCGTCAAGTTCACGGCGATAGGCGTGTACTTGGAAGCCGACGCCGTTCCCTCTCTCGCCGTTAAGTGGAACGGGAAAAGTGCGGAGGAGTTGACGGATTCCGTCCAATTTTTCAGGGACATCGTTACGG GTCCCTTTGAGAAGCTGACACGGATAACGATGATCTTGCCGTTAAGCGGCAAGCAGTATTCGGAGAAGGTGTCGGAAAACTGCGTTGCTTTCTGGAAAGCCGCCGGCATCTATGGCGATGCAGAGAGCAAAGCTATCGAGAAGTTTAATGATGTTTTCAGTGACCAAATGTTCCCACCGGGCGCCTCTATTTTCTTCACTCAATCACCCCTTGGGTCGTTAACG ATTAGCTTCTCCAAAGACGGTTCAATGCCGGAGATTGCAAGCGCAGTAATAGAGAACAAACCGCTGTCGGAGGCAGTGCTGGAGTCGATCATCGGCGTCAAGGGTGTTTCCCCCGAAGCAAAGCAGAGCCTCGCCGTCAGATTGTCGGAGCTGTTCAAGAACGGCATTAATGGCGGCGATGCCATAAGCGGAAAAGTTGGGTGTGAGAATGATGCCATTCCACAAGCGGTCGTCTCCAAATAG